The genomic segment AACTGGCTTGATATCAAAATCTATATCAAACTTAACTTTCCAAGGAGCAAAATGTTCTGTCATTTTTATGCCTGCTGAAGCTTGGACAATAATATAAACATTATTTGAGTAAGAGGCATGATACCTTCCCAAAACTTTGAACCCATCAAACTCATCATTCAAAGTTCCATTTTCAAAAACCTTTAAAAAAAGATCATATGCTGCACCCATAAGAGCAACATTTTTAAAAGTTGCAGTAACTAAATAAGTATTCATTTGTTTTTAAATATATAAATCTTTTATAGGGTATTGCATTTAGAATTGAGTTAAGCATCTTGAAATGAATACTTCTGATAAAGTATTTTTTTTAGATAAAACCAATAGAGAGTGTATGGAAGGGAAAAGTTATGATCCAAATCAAGCTCCATAATAGTAATCCGTTAAACTCTTACTACTTGCAAAGCTTAATTAATTACGATTGACAGTCGATCTAAACTGAGAGGGATAAAACCCTCTTTTTAATGGAATTATTTATAGCTTTAGGATTTCCAATAGTTTTAATAGTTGGGTTAACTCTCCTTTTTATGACTGATGGTATTCCAATTTGGGTTCAACAATTCAATAGAAATAGTTCAACTCTATGGAATTTTGGTATTGTCGCAATGGGAACGATGACAGTAATAATTTACTTAGCAAGAAGATAAAAAATGAAACGCTTACTTCTTGCACTACTTCCAGTCCTTTTGGTTGTTGGGTGCCAAGGTAAGCAAAGTAAAAATCCAATAGAAGAACCTTTTTATATAGGACTCCAAATGGGTATTACATACAAAATGTTCTTGCATGAAAAGCAACCTATAGGTGGTGGAATTAGGTACAAATTTAGAACAAGAGTCGAATATTCAAGTGATACCCCTACTCGTATAAATGATTGGAGGATTGCGGATTGCTTGAAATCAACTATTGATGACTACCTAGTCCCTGCACTATCAAGAAGTGAAGCAGAGAGAGGAATGCCCTTTTTAATCAGAGCAGTTTGTGGATATAGGGGATGATAAAAAACTTACTACTTGCACCTCTATTATTTTCTAGTCCTGTATTGGCAGAAAAAGAACGTATTTATTATGTTCATACAAGACCTCCTTTCTCCTACTCAGGAACAATAGGTGACGATGGTTTTTTTTACTATTTCACTAACTCTGCCGATAGATTTAACGATGAAATTTGTAAAATAAGAATTGATGGTGCGTGCTTTGTAAAAACTAATGTTCCCGCAAAAATAGTTAAAGAAGGCATAATGAAAACTCCAAATATGTATTGGTGTTCAGAAGCAGTAATTCAGAAAGCCAAGAAGGTTCAACCTCCATCTCCGAGCAATCGATTTGGCTATGGAATTTGTACAGAAAACGGATGGGTATTTGAATGAAACGCCTACTAGTTGCACCGCTTCTATAGGTACTTACTAGTTGCTCAAAAAACTTATTTTTTAATAGCAAAGTACGCTATCCGCTTTAATTGATTCTTCAACTAGAACATCCGGCATCACAAACTCTGCTGAATATCCATCTAGAAGCTTCTCATCGTAACCCCTAGATTTTGCAGACATCCCTGAAACATATATGGTAACTTTTGATTTCTTCAAATTTTGAAGATGTTCGTATAAATCTCCAGTACCTTGACCAACTATTTCACCAGCTTTTTTGCAATCTAATATTTGTACTCCGTCTCCTGCTAGAAAAAGAGTTACTTTATGATCGTTTTTTTCTGCAGTAAGGGCAACCAATAAACCTAAAGTTACTTTATTTTTGGATTCTAAACCGCTGTAAATATGAACTAACATTGTATTGTCGGTAATGATAGACATTTAATACTCCCGAAGTTTTTGTTTTATATCTTAAATAAAATCTATTATCATTAGCTGTTTTTGTGAGTTTGAGTCTCAGTATTGCATAATCTTCCAACATTATCATATATGTTTATATAGTTTAGCGCTCCAACTAGCACTCCCCAATACAACCTAGTGCCTATTCTTAAATAGGTTGCTGAAATGAAAGTTTTTTTGACATATGATCTAAATTAGAGATGTAAAACTATCATTTCTTATGACTAAAAGATTGATTAAACGTTTAAAAAATATTCAAGACAAATTCTTTAAAAAAGAGATTTCCTATGAATATTCCAATAATCTTGATTTTGATAGAGAGTTTATAAAAGCAAAAAATAAAGCTTCATTTATAGGTCAACTTTGTCAATTAGTTGGAGGAATTTTCATCTTTTTTGGAATAATTTTTACGATTGCGTTCATGTTTATTGGAGAATTCGAGTCAGATGCTCAATTTGATTACATTAGAAATTCTTTTGTTCTTGCTCTTTCTGGTTTATTTTTTATTGCAATAGGTTCAATGGTAACAAACATAAAAAGACAAACTGCTTTAATTGCACTACAAATATGGAGCAATGTTCCAATTGATTAAGAGAAATGAAACGCATTACTAATGCTTTAAATTCAGCACCTTTTTAGAATGTTTAAATATTTTAGCCCTCCCCTTAGCGCTCCTGTCTCACTATTTTAAGTAAGCAAAAAAAATAGAGCTTGGAAAAAATTTCTATATGACTTGGTTTTTAAGAGTCGGGGCGACAAGATTCGAACCTGCGACCTAGTGCTCCCAAAGCACTGGACACCCCTAGATGAGCACTACGTTTTCAAGCTATAGCTTAATTATTTGCGTGACTTCGCATGGTTTGTCCGGACAAAATTAGCAACATATGACATAAATATGACATAAATGAGTTTATGAGACTAAATTCAAAAGCCTATTTCTTATTACTTCGTGGGGCTGTGTTAAATCAACAGTTGAGAATCTCATTTCATGTCCTTGGATGGTGGCGGATTCATCAATGTCTTCTCCAATTGCTGGATGTAGAAGCATACCGGAAGAGTTTTCGTTTAGTTTTTCGCCAAGACCTTCTTGAGACCTAAGATAAGCATAAAGTTGATAAATATATCCAGATTTGAGGGACTTTTCACGATACCAACTACTTCTTTTATGAAATATATTAGTGAACTTTGTATCAATAACAATCCTGTGATATTTAATTTTATTGTCAAGAATAATATCCGTTTTCATTGAAGGTAATATATCTTTTATTCCATCAGTGGGGTTGTTAATCATCCAGTTCATGGGCTTTCCTGTTATTACTCTCCAGTTATCTGGATTTAAATGGAAACGATAAAAATTTCCAATAGCCTTTTCATAAAGTCTTCTCATCCAATGCTCACTTTTCTCAGGATCTAAAATTTCATTCTTACCTTCACTTTCATTAGGTAAGCATAGATTCATTGCTAATTTCGCCGCTGCTATCATCTCCTTATCTGATTGATCATTTCTACTGAATCTTTGATTCTCAATTTCTCTAGCAGTTGGGACTGGTCCAGTAACCCCGCATTGAAAAAGATTATTTGCTAAAGAACTACAACTATTACTAATTGATGGCTTTTTTATAATCCTAGAAATTCCATCTAAAGCAGCTCTAACATATCTATTACGGACATTATCGATTGATAATTCATTAAAGGTGCACGAGACTTTCCCTTTTGATAAAAGCTGTTTTCTACATGTAGTTAAGTGATTTATCCTCCCTCTAACTCTGCTTAGTATTTCATCTTTAGTTTCGAAGGAATAAGTTAATTGTCTTTTTAACCTTTTTTCAACTGTTTTAATCAAGATTTGCCCAATTAAATCAGGTATATCCTCTGGTAAATCTTCGCGACCTTTAAGAGCTTTATTTTGTGCTTCACCCAAATCAGATGCATAAAGCATTAGCCACCAGATATTTCGTATTGGGATACTCATAAATTCGCTAAAAGTTTTTCTATTGCTTTGTCAGCCTCTTCTAGAGAATCAAACCAATATTCTTGAAGAAGTGGCGCTATTTCACTCTCTACCACTTCTCTAAACCACTTTTTTGAATCTTTGGTTTTTAAACTTTCATTTGGTGTGAAGAAACTATGACCGACTTGAAAATCTTTTCCTAATCTACTATCTGAAGCAATTTGACTATTAAGATTAACTATTTCTGACTGTATATAATTTGCTACTGAAGAATCCATATGTAATTTATTAACCACATAATCTTTCCATGTTTTATTTAAATTTGGCTCTAGATTTATAAAAGCAAATCTTCTTCTGAAAGCCATATCAACTAATGCTAGAGAACGATCAGCGACATTCATTGTCCCAATTATGTATAAATTAGACGGAACATAAACAGGAAGATGAAGCCCCTCTGAATTGGGATAACATAATTTTATGGCTTCTTTTGAGTTTCTTTTACTTGCTTCGATGAGAGTAAGTAACTCCCCAAATATTTGAGCAGGATTGCCTCTATTAATTTCTTCAATAATTAGGACGTATTTTTCACCAGGATTGATCAAGGCTCGTTCTACCATCTCCATAAAAATACCTTCTTGTAAGCTAAGTTTTTCATCACTTCCAGGTCTCCAGCCTCTTACAAAATCCTCATAAGAAAGGTTCGGATGAAATTGTACAGAACTTATTTGACTTTCTTTTATTTGTTCTTCTATTAAGGCCATGCCAAGACGTTTGGCTAACCATGTTTTCCCTGTGCCAGGAGGACCTTGAAGTATAAGATTTTTCTTTTCATTTAATCTACGCATTATTAACGAAAGCTTCTCAAAATCTAAAAATGCTCCATCTTCAATAATGTTTTCGAGTTTATATGATCTAATCTCATCCGAGGTATATCTATCTTTCCAAAATGGGTCATTTATAAAACGATTAATATCTTGGTCTTTATTATTAAAAGTGAAATCAATTAACTCATCGTTCATCCACTCACCTGGTTGTACTGCCCATATAGTTGGTCGATATGTGTAAAAATACCATTCACGAATTGGTTGGACTTTTTCCCAACTTACATATATTTTTTTACCATCTCCAGGATTTTCCTCTATTACACCTGTTGCCTTAATTGACATAACTGAAGTTGTATTTTCGAAAGTTTCGAATGGTAATCCTTTCTTTCTTGTATAAGTTGCTTTAATTGCTATTAAGTCACCCACTTCCATTGAACGGACATCATCATGGTATTTATCGTTAAAACCATGTTCCCAATATCCTTGTTCAACAAATTCATTAGTTAAATCTTCGTTATCAATTACAGAACCCACAAACCATGCGGGTCTTGTCTCTCGGTCTTTTTGAGGATCATTTGCATAACAAGTTTTGAAGTATTCAATAATTTCAATGAGTTCTTGAAGAAGTTTGTCTTCTGATAACTTTTCATTATCTCTATAGAAAAAAACTTCATCATTTTCTATTTTTGGTTCATAATATTTGTGAACATAAGAATCTCCATATCTCTTTGGGTTTTCAATGAATTCAGATATTTTTGTCTTAGTTTCATGAATATTCTTATCCCAAGTATTTTGTGGTTTTTTTCCTTCCTCTCTTATCCCATAGGAAAGAATTAACTTTCCCTCCTCTTTATAAAACAAGTAGACAGGATAATATGGCCCAGAACTTACTGTTTTTCTAAATGCTATCCATGGGATATTTGCTAATGTTCCTTGCCCAAATGAAACTTTGATAAAAAAGTCTAAAAATTTCTTTGGATATTCTTTTGTTTTTAAGCTCCCAGTATTAGTTTGCTTTATAAATTTCTTTAAAAAATCTAAATCCATCATTGAATTTTTTTAAATTTTATATGAAATATTTTTATATGACATAAATATGACATAAATGCGAATATGTCTTATTTGAAGCAATAAAAAAGACAGGCTGGGGAACCTGTCTATGACTTGGATTATTAGAGTCGGGGCGACAGGATTCGAACCTGCGACCTAGTGCTCCCAAAGCACCCGCGCTACCAAGCTGCGCCACGCCCCGCTAAACATCATTCTAATCTATGAGAGGGATGTTAGTAAACAAAGTCACAAAAAGAATTTTTGTAGTAATAACAAGCGTTTTACTTACTTAGATTATAATAGTGTCAATGGATTTAGTGCAATATCTAGTCAACCTTTGTTATAACCCGAAGACACTCTGCGGTTGCATTTTGCGTACAAATTGCGTACATTGTGCCTATGTGTACGCAAATTAATGCCCAAACTCAAAAATAATGAAGCATGGGTAAATGGCTTAAGAACAGCCATAAGATCTTCTACTGCAAAGGGTTGGACTGTTAGAGAACATAGAGGACTTGCAAGATTAGAGGTTAGAACTGGTAATGGGATGCGTTCTGCCCAATTAATGAAGAATAATATTCCTTTTTCTTATTCATCCCAGAATATGGGAGATATTATTACTCGTGTTAGGAATATCTATGTTGAGATGGCTAACAATGGCGGAGATTTTGATACTGCGGTTGCTGTATGCGCGGGTTTAGCTCCTAAATTAACTTATTCCCACGATTGGGTTGGTGCAAAGGATGACTTTGAAAAATATAAAAAAGAGATGGGAACTGGTATTGCTAATGGAACTTGGACTAAAGAGTATGAACCTGTAATCACTTACGCAGTTAACTTATTAAAAACCAAAGATGCTCCAATAAATGCAGATAAATTATTAGAAATTTGTGCAAAAAATGGAATTGAAAAGGTTACTGACTATATGAGAAGAAATAATATTGCACCAAAACCATTAACTTATGAACTTGGTGGTAGAGCTAGAGAACAAAGAGTGAGAAATCTTGCTTCTTTTTTAAAGTATTGCGTTACTAAGAAAAATTATCCTAGTGATTGGCTTCCACCTGATGACTTAAGAGAATACATTGGAAGACCTTCTAAAGAAGCTAAAAAAGCCAGAAACAAAAAAGCATCAATAGAAGATCAAGAGTTTATTAATTTAATAAATTCTCTACCAACAGAAACAGGGCAACCGCATCATATACTCGCTGCCAAAAAATGGGTCAATGCAATGAAGCTTTGTGCTGTTTTTGGTTTACGACCTATTGAATTAAGACACTTAGTTTATAAAAAGAGAAAAGATGAACTTTGGTGTATGTATGAAAAAAGATCGGGTCAGGGTGTAACAAAACCAAGAATATTAGAACCTCTTTATCTAGTAGATAATGATGGCAATGTTCATTATGAAGAAGTAGTCAGATTGTACAAAGCAGGTCTATTAGAACTTCCCTATCAATGTATGCCAGATTGCAAAACTGTTGAGGGTGTTGGAGATCAAATGGGTAAATGGTTAAAACAAAAAGCGGGTTGGATTTCTCTTAAAGCATTAATGGCCAAGCGGGGCGAAAGTCTTGGTTGTTATAGCTTTAGACATTCTTATTCCTTAAGAGGTCATCAATTAGGAATTGATGCGGGTAGTGTTGCTGATGCAATGGGGCATACATTAAGAACACATCTTGAGTCGTATGATTACGCAAAAACTACAACTACTAAAAAAGCATTTATA from the Prochlorococcus marinus CUG1433 genome contains:
- a CDS encoding DUF3303 domain-containing protein translates to MNTYLVTATFKNVALMGAAYDLFLKVFENGTLNDEFDGFKVLGRYHASYSNNVYIIVQASAGIKMTEHFAPWKVKFDIDFDIKPV
- a CDS encoding DsrE family protein — protein: MSIITDNTMLVHIYSGLESKNKVTLGLLVALTAEKNDHKVTLFLAGDGVQILDCKKAGEIVGQGTGDLYEHLQNLKKSKVTIYVSGMSAKSRGYDEKLLDGYSAEFVMPDVLVEESIKADSVLCY
- a CDS encoding DUF3578 domain-containing protein, with translation MMDLDFLKKFIKQTNTGSLKTKEYPKKFLDFFIKVSFGQGTLANIPWIAFRKTVSSGPYYPVYLFYKEEGKLILSYGIREEGKKPQNTWDKNIHETKTKISEFIENPKRYGDSYVHKYYEPKIENDEVFFYRDNEKLSEDKLLQELIEIIEYFKTCYANDPQKDRETRPAWFVGSVIDNEDLTNEFVEQGYWEHGFNDKYHDDVRSMEVGDLIAIKATYTRKKGLPFETFENTTSVMSIKATGVIEENPGDGKKIYVSWEKVQPIREWYFYTYRPTIWAVQPGEWMNDELIDFTFNNKDQDINRFINDPFWKDRYTSDEIRSYKLENIIEDGAFLDFEKLSLIMRRLNEKKNLILQGPPGTGKTWLAKRLGMALIEEQIKESQISSVQFHPNLSYEDFVRGWRPGSDEKLSLQEGIFMEMVERALINPGEKYVLIIEEINRGNPAQIFGELLTLIEASKRNSKEAIKLCYPNSEGLHLPVYVPSNLYIIGTMNVADRSLALVDMAFRRRFAFINLEPNLNKTWKDYVVNKLHMDSSVANYIQSEIVNLNSQIASDSRLGKDFQVGHSFFTPNESLKTKDSKKWFREVVESEIAPLLQEYWFDSLEEADKAIEKLLANL
- the mcrC gene encoding 5-methylcytosine-specific restriction endonuclease system specificity protein McrC, whose amino-acid sequence is MSIPIRNIWWLMLYASDLGEAQNKALKGREDLPEDIPDLIGQILIKTVEKRLKRQLTYSFETKDEILSRVRGRINHLTTCRKQLLSKGKVSCTFNELSIDNVRNRYVRAALDGISRIIKKPSISNSCSSLANNLFQCGVTGPVPTAREIENQRFSRNDQSDKEMIAAAKLAMNLCLPNESEGKNEILDPEKSEHWMRRLYEKAIGNFYRFHLNPDNWRVITGKPMNWMINNPTDGIKDILPSMKTDIILDNKIKYHRIVIDTKFTNIFHKRSSWYREKSLKSGYIYQLYAYLRSQEGLGEKLNENSSGMLLHPAIGEDIDESATIQGHEMRFSTVDLTQPHEVIRNRLLNLVS